The proteins below are encoded in one region of Arthrobacter sp. CJ23:
- the truB gene encoding tRNA pseudouridine(55) synthase TruB, whose protein sequence is MLSGLVIVDKPQGWTSHDVVGRMRRLAGTRKVGHAGTLDPMATGVLVVGINKATRLLTYIVGTSKTYTATIRLGETTLTDDAEGEVTAASSAAAVEDDAIAAGVAALTGEIRQVPSSVSAIKVNGERSYARVRAGEEVKLAARPVTIHRFEVHGIRRVDGGRVVDVDVTVECSSGTYIRALARDLGEALGTGGHLTALRRTKVGPYSIEQARTLEQLAEELEVLEMSQAARALMPNRELSDEEATEISFGRRIAAGPGAGTPEAATPEKPAAAFSPAGELVALLADAGSFAKPVLVFAPDNEKPRPDPQTAAKPATEKQAR, encoded by the coding sequence GTGCTTTCTGGACTGGTAATCGTTGACAAACCGCAGGGATGGACCAGCCACGATGTGGTTGGACGGATGCGGAGGCTGGCCGGTACCCGGAAAGTGGGCCATGCCGGGACCCTGGACCCCATGGCGACGGGCGTCCTGGTGGTGGGAATCAACAAGGCCACGCGCCTCCTGACGTACATCGTCGGCACCTCCAAGACCTACACGGCCACCATCAGGCTCGGCGAAACCACCCTCACCGACGACGCTGAGGGTGAGGTCACCGCCGCCAGCAGCGCCGCCGCCGTCGAGGATGACGCGATCGCTGCCGGCGTCGCGGCACTCACCGGCGAGATCCGGCAGGTTCCCAGCAGCGTGAGCGCCATCAAGGTCAACGGCGAGCGTTCCTACGCGCGCGTCCGCGCCGGCGAAGAGGTCAAGCTCGCCGCCCGTCCCGTGACCATCCACCGTTTCGAGGTCCATGGGATCCGAAGGGTCGACGGCGGCAGGGTGGTGGACGTGGACGTCACCGTGGAATGCTCCTCCGGCACATACATCCGGGCCCTGGCCCGCGACCTCGGCGAGGCCCTTGGCACCGGCGGCCACCTCACCGCACTCCGCCGCACCAAGGTGGGCCCGTACTCGATCGAGCAGGCCCGCACGCTGGAGCAGTTGGCCGAGGAACTCGAGGTCCTGGAAATGTCGCAGGCCGCGCGGGCGCTCATGCCCAACCGCGAACTCAGCGACGAAGAGGCCACCGAAATCTCCTTCGGCCGCCGCATCGCCGCCGGCCCCGGAGCCGGCACGCCCGAGGCGGCTACGCCGGAGAAGCCCGCAGCGGCGTTCTCCCCGGCGGGCGAACTGGTGGCGCTGCTGGCCGACGCCGGCAGCTTCGCGAAGCCGGTCCTGGTGTTCGCGCCGGACAACGAAAAGCCGCGCCCCGATCCCCAAACCGCAGCGAAGCCCGCCACCGAAAAGCAGGCCCGGTAG
- a CDS encoding bifunctional riboflavin kinase/FAD synthetase, translated as MVHIWNDPTEVPEDFGPTVVTIGNFDGVHRGHQQVLSQLAATARQGNARSVAVTFDPHPAQLHRPDSAPELIMGLQDKLDALADTGLDAVLVMKYTLDLAAMTPEEFVGDILVNSLHAAHVVVGHDLRFGAGNSGDVGTMQELGHTLGFTVQVVNEFGAEGFPVHDDGGTDRRCSSTWVREALSEGDVVTAAAVLGRPHRMRGEVVHGAARGRLLGFPTANLSHDATGYVPADGIYAGWLVDEAGTRWPAAISVGSNPTFDGVSRQVEAHVIDRPEEAVEAFDLYGQLIVVEFTERLRGMVAYRGPEALAEQIGLDVVQARKLLLQG; from the coding sequence ATGGTCCACATCTGGAACGATCCCACCGAGGTCCCGGAGGACTTCGGCCCCACAGTCGTCACCATCGGGAACTTCGACGGCGTCCATCGCGGCCACCAGCAGGTCCTTTCCCAGCTTGCGGCCACGGCCCGGCAGGGCAACGCGCGCTCCGTCGCCGTCACCTTCGATCCCCACCCCGCCCAGCTGCACCGCCCGGACTCCGCCCCCGAACTCATCATGGGCCTGCAGGACAAGCTGGACGCCCTCGCGGACACCGGGCTCGACGCCGTGCTGGTCATGAAATACACGCTCGACCTCGCGGCGATGACGCCGGAAGAGTTCGTCGGCGACATCCTGGTGAACAGCCTGCACGCCGCCCACGTTGTGGTGGGCCACGATCTGCGTTTCGGCGCCGGCAACTCAGGAGACGTCGGCACCATGCAGGAACTGGGCCACACGCTGGGCTTCACCGTCCAGGTGGTCAATGAGTTCGGCGCTGAAGGCTTCCCCGTCCACGACGACGGCGGGACGGACCGGCGCTGTTCCTCCACCTGGGTGCGCGAGGCACTGTCCGAGGGCGATGTGGTGACCGCCGCCGCCGTCCTGGGGCGCCCGCACCGCATGCGCGGCGAAGTGGTCCACGGCGCAGCCCGCGGCCGCCTCCTGGGCTTTCCCACGGCCAACCTCTCCCACGACGCCACCGGCTACGTCCCCGCCGACGGCATCTACGCGGGCTGGCTGGTCGACGAGGCCGGAACGCGCTGGCCGGCCGCCATCTCGGTGGGCTCCAACCCCACGTTCGACGGCGTCAGCCGACAGGTCGAGGCCCACGTCATCGACCGCCCCGAGGAAGCCGTGGAGGCCTTCGACCTGTACGGCCAGCTGATCGTGGTCGAATTCACCGAGCGATTGCGGGGCATGGTGGCGTACCGTGGGCCTGAGGCGTTGGCCGAGCAGATCGGCCTGGATGTGGTCCAGGCCCGCAAGCTCCTGCTCCAGGGGTAG
- the kynA gene encoding tryptophan 2,3-dioxygenase — protein MAIEKNTRQLDEGIVQDFSSRMSYASYLQLPVLLSAQQPVSQPVHHDELLFIIQHQTTELWFKLVLHELRSAAGWLRTDELGAALKAIARVKHIQKTLTEQWSVLATLTPTEYAQFRGFLGSSSGFQSSQYRAVEFILGNKNSKMLPVFDSDPEAKAMLEELLHAPSLYDEFLAYLHRQGFAVPPTLLERDVTQAHQFEPALVPVFKHIYEHAKENWAAYEACEELVDLEDNFQLWRFRHLRTVQRTIGMKGGTGGSTGAAFLEKALELTFFPELFAVRTEIGK, from the coding sequence GTGGCGATCGAGAAGAACACCCGGCAGCTGGACGAGGGCATCGTCCAGGACTTCAGTTCGCGCATGAGCTACGCCTCCTACCTGCAGCTTCCCGTGCTGCTGAGCGCCCAGCAGCCCGTCAGCCAGCCCGTCCACCATGATGAGCTGCTGTTCATCATCCAACACCAGACCACCGAGCTCTGGTTCAAGCTGGTCCTGCACGAGCTGCGCAGCGCGGCCGGCTGGCTGCGCACGGACGAGCTTGGCGCCGCCCTCAAAGCCATCGCCCGGGTCAAGCACATCCAGAAGACGCTCACCGAGCAGTGGTCGGTCCTGGCCACGCTGACACCCACCGAGTATGCGCAGTTCCGCGGTTTCCTGGGCAGCTCCTCCGGTTTCCAGTCCAGCCAGTACCGGGCCGTGGAATTCATCCTGGGCAACAAGAACAGCAAGATGCTCCCCGTGTTCGACTCCGATCCCGAGGCGAAGGCCATGCTCGAGGAGCTGCTGCACGCCCCGAGCCTCTACGACGAATTCCTGGCCTACCTGCACCGCCAGGGCTTCGCGGTCCCGCCCACGCTGTTGGAGCGCGACGTCACCCAGGCCCACCAGTTCGAGCCGGCCCTGGTCCCCGTGTTCAAGCACATCTACGAACACGCCAAGGAAAACTGGGCAGCCTACGAGGCCTGCGAGGAACTCGTGGACCTGGAGGACAACTTCCAACTGTGGCGCTTCAGGCACCTTCGCACGGTCCAGCGGACCATCGGCATGAAGGGCGGAACGGGCGGCTCCACGGGGGCGGCCTTCCTGGAAAAGGCCCTCGAGTTGACCTTCTTCCCGGAACTCTTCGCGGTGCGCACCGAGATCGGAAAATGA
- the rpsO gene encoding 30S ribosomal protein S15 encodes MALDAAVKQSIIKEYATSEGDTGSPEVQVAVLTQRIKDLTEHMKEHKHDFHTQRGLLAMVGRRKRMLGYLKNTDIARYRSLIERLGLRR; translated from the coding sequence GTGGCACTTGACGCCGCTGTAAAGCAGTCCATCATCAAGGAATACGCAACGTCTGAAGGCGACACCGGTTCGCCCGAGGTCCAGGTTGCTGTCCTGACCCAGCGGATCAAGGATCTGACTGAGCACATGAAGGAGCACAAGCACGACTTCCACACCCAGCGCGGTCTGCTGGCCATGGTTGGTCGTCGCAAGCGCATGCTTGGCTACCTGAAGAACACTGACATCGCCCGCTACCGTTCGCTCATCGAGCGCCTCGGCCTGCGCCGCTAG
- a CDS encoding polyribonucleotide nucleotidyltransferase, which yields MEGPEIQFSEAIIDNGRFGKRVIRFETGRLAKQAAGASMVYIDEDTALLSATTAGKSPREGFDFFPLTVDVEERMYAAGRIPGSFFRREGRPSTEAILACRLMDRPLRPAFVKGLRNEVQIVVTVLSINPDELYDVVAINASSMSTQLSGLPFSGPIGGVRVALIADEQGSQWVAFPKHSQLENAVFNMVVAGRIAGDDVAIMMVEAEATDNSWALIKEQGATAPTEEVVSEGLEAAKPFIKALCEAQADLAARAAKPTVEFPVFLDYQDDTYAAVEAAAADKLAAVFQIADKQERDNASDELKDEVLGALAGQFEGREKELSAAFRSVTKHVVRQRILKDQVRIDGRGLTDIRQLTAEVEVLPRVHGSAIFERGETQIMGVTTLNMLKMEQQIDSLSPVTRKRYMHNYNFPPYSTGETGRVGSPKRREIGHGALAERAIMPVLPSREEFPYAIRQVSEALSSNGSTSMGSVCASTLSLLNAGVPLKAAVAGIAMGLVSDQVDGQTRYAALTDILGAEDAFGDMDFKVAGTSEFVTAIQLDTKLDGIPASVLAAALKQAREARLHILEVINAAIDTPDELSEFAPRVIAVKIPVDKIGEVIGPKGKMINQIQEDTGADISIEDDGTVYIGATNGPSADAARSAINAIANPQVPEIGERYLGTVVKTTTFGAFISLTPGKDGLLHISELRKLANGKRVDNVDDVVAVGQKIQVEITKIDDRGKLSLSPVVAEEEGAESEDAAEESAE from the coding sequence ATGGAGGGTCCCGAAATCCAGTTCTCCGAAGCAATCATTGACAACGGCCGTTTCGGCAAGCGTGTCATCCGCTTCGAAACCGGCCGCCTTGCCAAGCAGGCAGCCGGCGCATCGATGGTCTACATCGACGAAGACACCGCACTCCTCTCGGCAACCACCGCGGGCAAGTCCCCGCGCGAAGGCTTCGACTTCTTCCCGCTGACGGTTGACGTCGAAGAGCGCATGTACGCCGCCGGCCGCATCCCGGGCTCGTTCTTCCGCCGCGAAGGCCGCCCGTCCACCGAGGCCATCCTGGCTTGCCGCCTCATGGACCGCCCGCTCCGCCCGGCCTTCGTGAAGGGCCTGCGCAACGAGGTCCAGATCGTGGTCACCGTGCTGTCGATCAACCCGGACGAGCTCTACGACGTTGTCGCCATCAACGCGTCCTCGATGTCCACCCAGCTGTCCGGCCTCCCGTTCTCCGGCCCGATCGGCGGCGTCCGCGTTGCCCTCATCGCCGACGAGCAGGGTTCGCAGTGGGTTGCCTTCCCGAAGCACTCCCAGCTTGAGAACGCCGTGTTCAACATGGTTGTGGCCGGCCGCATCGCCGGTGACGACGTCGCCATCATGATGGTTGAAGCCGAAGCAACGGACAACTCCTGGGCACTCATCAAGGAACAGGGCGCCACCGCCCCCACCGAAGAGGTCGTCTCCGAGGGCCTCGAGGCTGCCAAGCCGTTCATCAAGGCTCTGTGTGAAGCACAGGCTGACCTTGCTGCACGCGCCGCCAAGCCCACCGTTGAGTTCCCGGTGTTCCTGGACTACCAGGACGACACCTACGCAGCTGTTGAGGCCGCCGCCGCCGACAAGCTGGCTGCTGTCTTCCAGATCGCCGACAAGCAGGAGCGCGACAACGCTTCCGACGAGCTCAAGGACGAAGTCCTGGGCGCCCTTGCCGGACAGTTCGAAGGCCGCGAGAAGGAGCTGTCCGCAGCGTTCCGCTCGGTCACCAAGCACGTTGTGCGCCAGCGCATCCTCAAGGACCAGGTCCGCATCGACGGCCGTGGCCTGACGGACATCCGCCAGCTCACCGCCGAGGTCGAGGTTCTGCCCCGCGTTCACGGTTCTGCGATCTTCGAGCGCGGCGAAACCCAGATCATGGGTGTCACCACGCTGAACATGCTCAAGATGGAGCAGCAGATCGACTCCCTGTCGCCGGTAACGCGCAAGCGCTACATGCACAACTACAACTTCCCGCCGTACTCCACCGGTGAGACCGGCCGCGTCGGTTCCCCGAAGCGCCGCGAAATCGGCCACGGTGCACTCGCCGAGCGCGCCATCATGCCGGTGCTGCCGTCCCGCGAGGAATTCCCGTACGCCATCCGCCAGGTGTCTGAGGCTCTCAGCTCCAACGGTTCGACGTCGATGGGTTCCGTCTGCGCCTCCACGCTGTCGCTGCTCAATGCCGGTGTTCCGCTGAAGGCCGCCGTTGCAGGCATCGCCATGGGCCTGGTCTCCGACCAGGTTGACGGCCAGACCCGCTACGCAGCCCTGACCGACATCCTCGGCGCCGAAGACGCTTTCGGCGACATGGACTTCAAGGTTGCCGGTACCTCCGAGTTCGTCACGGCCATCCAGCTGGACACCAAGCTCGACGGCATCCCGGCTTCCGTGCTGGCAGCAGCACTGAAGCAGGCCCGCGAAGCACGCCTGCACATCCTCGAGGTCATCAACGCCGCGATCGACACCCCGGACGAGCTCTCCGAGTTCGCACCGCGCGTCATCGCGGTCAAGATCCCCGTTGACAAGATCGGCGAGGTCATCGGCCCCAAGGGCAAGATGATCAACCAGATCCAGGAAGACACGGGCGCGGACATCTCCATCGAAGATGACGGCACGGTCTACATCGGCGCCACCAACGGTCCGTCTGCCGACGCAGCACGCTCCGCCATCAACGCCATCGCCAACCCGCAGGTTCCGGAAATCGGCGAGCGCTACCTGGGTACGGTCGTCAAGACCACCACCTTCGGCGCCTTCATTTCCCTGACCCCGGGCAAGGACGGCCTTCTGCACATCTCCGAGCTGCGCAAGCTGGCCAACGGCAAGCGCGTGGACAACGTCGACGACGTCGTCGCTGTCGGCCAGAAGATCCAGGTCGAGATCACCAAGATCGACGACCGCGGCAAGCTCTCCCTCTCCCCGGTTGTGGCCGAAGAAGAGGGCGCTGAGTCCGAGGACGCTGCAGAGGAATCCGCAGAGTAG
- a CDS encoding pitrilysin family protein, with protein sequence MTVVPLPLEQTLPGGELIHGAEGGSVVRRSVLPGGVRVLTEAMPGQRSATIGFWVAVGSRDEAEGQHGSTHFLEHLLFKGTKRRTALEIASAFDEVGGESNAATAKESTCYFARVLDTDLPMAIDVIADMITGAVLDPAELEQERDVILEEIAMDSDDPTDVAHENFVAAVLGSHPLARPIGGTPAAIKAVPRDSVWEHYRRYYRPEELVITAAGGLDHDVVCGLVLDALRSAGWELAEDAAPVERRATQRAEITGTAGLHVVKRPVEQANIIMGCPSIVATDSQRFVMSVLNAVLGGGMSSRLFQEIREKRGLVYSTYSFASAYADAGYFGMYAGCTPSKVKQVLGLLGAELDKLATDGITDEELRKAVGQLCGGIVLALEDTGSRMSRLGRAELVSGEFQDIDETLATIKAVTAEQVQELARVLAAAPRTVTVVGPFEETETFGL encoded by the coding sequence ATGACTGTCGTACCCTTGCCGCTGGAGCAGACTCTTCCCGGCGGCGAATTGATCCATGGTGCCGAGGGCGGCTCCGTAGTCCGTCGCTCGGTCCTTCCGGGCGGCGTACGGGTTCTCACCGAGGCCATGCCGGGGCAGCGTTCTGCCACCATCGGATTCTGGGTGGCCGTCGGATCCCGCGACGAAGCCGAAGGCCAGCACGGCTCCACGCACTTCCTGGAGCACCTGCTGTTCAAGGGCACCAAGCGGCGCACCGCCCTGGAGATCGCCTCCGCCTTTGACGAGGTGGGCGGCGAGTCCAACGCGGCCACTGCCAAGGAAAGCACCTGCTACTTCGCCCGCGTCCTGGACACCGATCTGCCCATGGCCATCGACGTCATTGCCGACATGATCACCGGCGCCGTGCTGGACCCGGCGGAGCTGGAGCAGGAACGCGACGTCATCCTCGAGGAAATCGCCATGGACAGCGACGACCCCACGGACGTCGCGCACGAGAACTTTGTTGCCGCGGTGCTCGGCAGCCACCCCCTGGCCCGGCCCATCGGTGGCACGCCGGCCGCCATCAAGGCCGTGCCCCGGGATTCCGTTTGGGAGCACTACCGGCGCTACTACCGCCCGGAGGAGCTGGTCATCACGGCGGCAGGCGGCCTTGACCACGACGTCGTGTGCGGTCTGGTGCTCGACGCCCTGCGGTCCGCCGGCTGGGAACTGGCCGAGGACGCCGCTCCGGTGGAGCGCCGCGCCACCCAGCGGGCGGAAATCACCGGCACAGCCGGTCTCCACGTGGTCAAGCGCCCTGTGGAACAGGCCAACATCATCATGGGCTGCCCCAGCATTGTGGCAACGGACAGCCAGCGCTTCGTCATGAGCGTCCTCAACGCCGTCCTGGGCGGCGGCATGTCCTCCAGGCTCTTCCAGGAAATCCGCGAAAAGCGCGGCCTCGTCTACTCCACCTACTCCTTCGCGTCCGCCTACGCCGATGCCGGCTACTTCGGCATGTACGCCGGCTGCACGCCGTCGAAGGTCAAGCAGGTCCTGGGGCTGCTCGGCGCCGAGCTGGACAAGCTCGCCACCGACGGCATCACCGACGAAGAGCTGCGCAAGGCCGTTGGCCAGCTGTGCGGCGGAATCGTCCTGGCACTCGAAGACACGGGCTCGCGGATGTCCCGGCTGGGCCGCGCGGAACTGGTATCCGGCGAATTCCAGGACATCGACGAGACCCTTGCCACGATCAAGGCCGTCACTGCCGAGCAGGTCCAGGAGCTGGCACGCGTGCTGGCCGCGGCGCCGCGCACCGTGACCGTAGTGGGGCCCTTCGAGGAAACCGAGACCTTCGGGCTCTGA
- a CDS encoding DUF1579 family protein, with protein sequence MDFPLTGRAGDALKAFIGQWRGITELAASPWGPARTADAEASFTRAAGGYAVVQSYRHKEPDGSHFEGHGMFTLDPGHGETLWYYVDSMGRPPAAPSRGSWHEGVLTVERRTAYGVARHAFRVEDGVLIHTAELRLEGASVFSPLLSSVFRRVQVPGIQAS encoded by the coding sequence ATGGACTTTCCCTTGACGGGGCGCGCCGGGGATGCGTTGAAGGCTTTCATCGGCCAGTGGCGGGGCATCACTGAGCTCGCGGCCTCGCCGTGGGGCCCGGCCCGGACCGCAGACGCCGAGGCCAGCTTCACACGCGCCGCCGGCGGCTACGCCGTGGTGCAGAGCTACCGGCACAAAGAGCCGGACGGTTCGCACTTTGAGGGACATGGCATGTTCACCCTCGACCCCGGGCACGGGGAAACTCTCTGGTACTACGTGGACAGCATGGGCCGCCCGCCCGCGGCACCGTCACGCGGATCCTGGCATGAGGGCGTGCTGACCGTGGAGCGGCGCACCGCCTACGGGGTGGCCCGGCATGCCTTCCGTGTGGAGGACGGCGTCCTGATCCACACGGCCGAGCTCCGGCTCGAGGGGGCTTCCGTATTCAGCCCCTTGCTGAGCTCGGTGTTCCGCCGTGTCCAGGTGCCGGGCATTCAAGCGAGCTGA
- a CDS encoding ABC-F family ATP-binding cassette domain-containing protein → MSLIRLHDVSVRFDNVQVLREAFFRLESGDRVGLIGKNGSGKSTLLKMILDQVAPDAGTVTLELGTKVGYFSQFSELDGDASILEVLDGLFAHIKAIEAELADIDAAIAADPSDPAELDRLIHRQSGLFEDMDRLDGWDYQRSIEKVLTTLGFNEAHRSCAIDALSGGWRNRAALAKILLEAPDVLLLDEPTNYLDVAGVEWLEGWFPSFKGAAIIVSHDRQFLDSVVTRIIEVENYHLHEYPGNFGEYVTAKQFRLKTLESQFMHESELLAFEAEGISDRREAAKAAGKGLGNQLAKIKKSRAPRPVDKIITEIYGGLHVKDVLCRVESLGKSYGGRTLFSGLSFEIRRGNRIVVLGSNGSGKSTLLRALTGEEAADSGEVVWAKGAGVVSYNQILAGLDENDTVTHAVNAMPDSLALTATKKSVNRFLAMFQFSEADLRQRIGNLSGGQRARVALAQCLLSGASVLLLDEPTNHLDLSSTQVMERALLHFPGAVVVVSHDRFFTDKIATKRLVFGRDAGKPADVEVLAA, encoded by the coding sequence ATGAGCCTGATCCGGCTGCACGACGTCAGCGTCCGCTTCGACAATGTGCAGGTTCTGCGCGAAGCGTTTTTCCGGCTTGAATCCGGGGACCGGGTGGGCCTGATCGGCAAGAACGGCTCCGGCAAGTCCACCCTCCTGAAGATGATCCTGGACCAGGTGGCGCCCGACGCCGGGACGGTCACCCTCGAGCTGGGCACCAAGGTGGGCTATTTCTCCCAGTTCTCGGAGCTCGACGGCGACGCGAGCATCCTGGAGGTCCTGGACGGGCTGTTTGCGCACATCAAGGCCATCGAGGCCGAGCTGGCGGACATCGATGCTGCCATCGCCGCGGATCCATCCGACCCCGCCGAACTCGACCGGCTGATCCACCGGCAGTCAGGACTGTTCGAGGACATGGACCGCTTGGACGGCTGGGACTACCAGCGGAGCATCGAGAAGGTCCTCACCACCCTGGGCTTCAACGAAGCGCACCGCAGCTGCGCGATCGACGCGTTGTCCGGCGGCTGGCGCAACCGTGCGGCCCTGGCCAAAATCCTGCTCGAGGCACCGGACGTGCTGCTGCTGGATGAACCCACCAACTACCTGGACGTGGCCGGCGTCGAATGGCTTGAAGGATGGTTCCCTTCCTTCAAGGGCGCGGCGATCATCGTCTCGCACGACCGGCAGTTCCTGGATTCCGTGGTCACCCGCATCATCGAGGTGGAGAATTACCACCTTCACGAGTACCCGGGCAACTTCGGCGAGTACGTGACCGCCAAGCAGTTCCGGCTCAAGACCCTGGAAAGCCAGTTCATGCACGAGTCCGAACTCCTGGCCTTCGAGGCCGAGGGAATCTCCGACCGGCGCGAAGCCGCCAAGGCCGCCGGCAAGGGCCTGGGGAACCAGCTGGCCAAGATCAAGAAGTCCCGTGCGCCGCGCCCGGTGGACAAGATCATCACCGAAATCTACGGCGGCCTGCACGTCAAGGACGTGCTGTGCCGGGTGGAATCGCTGGGCAAGTCCTACGGCGGCAGGACACTGTTCAGCGGGCTGAGCTTCGAAATCCGGCGCGGCAACCGGATCGTGGTCCTCGGATCCAACGGCAGCGGCAAGTCCACCCTGCTCCGGGCCCTGACCGGGGAGGAAGCGGCCGATTCCGGCGAGGTCGTCTGGGCCAAGGGCGCCGGCGTGGTTTCCTACAACCAGATCCTTGCCGGGCTCGACGAGAACGACACCGTCACCCATGCGGTCAACGCCATGCCGGACAGCCTGGCGCTCACGGCCACCAAGAAGTCCGTGAACCGCTTCCTGGCCATGTTCCAGTTTTCCGAAGCCGATCTGAGGCAGCGGATCGGGAACCTGTCCGGCGGACAGCGGGCGCGCGTGGCACTGGCACAATGCCTGCTCTCCGGCGCCTCCGTCCTGCTCCTGGACGAGCCGACCAACCACCTGGACCTGTCCAGCACGCAGGTCATGGAACGGGCGCTGCTGCACTTCCCCGGAGCCGTGGTGGTGGTCAGCCACGACCGTTTCTTCACCGACAAGATCGCCACCAAGCGACTGGTCTTCGGACGCGACGCCGGGAAGCCGGCCGACGTCGAGGTGCTCGCCGCCTGA
- a CDS encoding LuxR C-terminal-related transcriptional regulator — MASSCALSRSRERMETLFQSSADGHALRVEALEELRLTLGFSAFVWPLADPETATGVAPLAELHSARDLPLLIKGKYASTVNRWTALSLAATPVGTLRSSTAGGAAGAGGLWEDMLRGQGVGDVASVVHADQYGIWSWLDLWRDAGDAPFSESETAFLASLAPAMTRGLRRSCARQFQAGAVPAKPAPPQADLVVDEDMGVLGQTASAGAWLSLLQRAPGPYSGIPAEVFNVVGQLLAKEARVDHHAAAARVHIGSGRWAALRAARMDRPWSAGHDAATPQAPAIAVTIQECLPAARLGVFVRAYGLTPRERQALALLAAGLENEALAGRMGIAGYTVQDHFKAIFAKTGMRSRAGVLALALGGSAADDAAYGG, encoded by the coding sequence ATGGCAAGCTCGTGTGCGCTGAGCCGCAGCAGGGAGCGGATGGAGACGCTGTTCCAGTCCTCCGCCGATGGCCACGCCCTGCGCGTCGAGGCCCTCGAAGAGCTTCGCCTTACCCTCGGATTCAGTGCCTTCGTGTGGCCCCTCGCAGACCCGGAAACGGCAACGGGCGTCGCCCCCTTGGCCGAACTGCACTCAGCCCGCGATCTGCCGCTCCTGATCAAAGGCAAGTACGCCAGCACCGTGAACCGCTGGACGGCGTTGTCCCTGGCCGCAACACCGGTGGGCACGCTCAGGTCCAGCACAGCCGGCGGCGCGGCAGGCGCCGGCGGGCTGTGGGAAGACATGCTGCGGGGCCAGGGCGTGGGGGACGTTGCCTCGGTGGTCCATGCAGACCAATACGGCATCTGGTCCTGGCTGGACTTGTGGCGGGATGCCGGTGACGCGCCGTTCAGTGAATCCGAGACGGCGTTCCTAGCCTCCCTGGCGCCGGCCATGACACGCGGGTTGCGCCGCAGCTGCGCCCGGCAATTCCAGGCAGGGGCCGTGCCTGCAAAACCGGCACCACCGCAGGCCGACCTGGTGGTGGACGAAGATATGGGAGTCCTGGGGCAGACCGCCTCGGCCGGGGCGTGGCTCTCGCTTCTGCAGCGCGCGCCCGGACCCTATTCCGGCATTCCGGCGGAGGTATTCAACGTGGTGGGACAGCTCCTGGCGAAGGAGGCCAGGGTGGATCACCATGCCGCGGCAGCCCGTGTCCACATCGGTTCGGGACGGTGGGCCGCCCTCCGCGCCGCCCGGATGGACCGGCCGTGGAGCGCAGGCCACGATGCGGCGACGCCGCAGGCCCCGGCCATTGCAGTCACCATCCAGGAGTGCCTGCCGGCCGCACGGCTGGGGGTGTTTGTCCGCGCCTACGGGCTCACCCCGCGCGAACGCCAGGCCCTTGCCCTCCTGGCCGCTGGCCTCGAAAACGAGGCACTAGCCGGGCGCATGGGCATCGCCGGCTACACGGTGCAGGACCATTTCAAGGCGATCTTCGCCAAGACGGGCATGCGGAGCCGGGCCGGGGTTCTCGCACTGGCGCTCGGCGGCAGCGCTGCAGACGACGCCGCGTACGGCGGCTGA
- a CDS encoding MoaD/ThiS family protein translates to MLVRYFAAARAAAGVEEEHHALPEGSSLEALLEAALAVERPLPPEGTPPLARIIARSSFLRNEIAVRDRTAPLGAEDVVDVLPPFAGG, encoded by the coding sequence TTGCTCGTCCGTTACTTCGCTGCCGCACGCGCCGCCGCAGGTGTCGAGGAAGAACACCACGCCCTGCCCGAGGGCAGCAGCCTGGAAGCGCTCCTCGAAGCCGCGCTCGCCGTCGAACGCCCCCTGCCTCCGGAAGGCACTCCCCCGCTGGCCCGGATCATCGCACGCAGCAGCTTCCTGCGCAACGAAATAGCCGTCCGGGACCGCACCGCTCCTCTCGGCGCGGAAGACGTGGTGGACGTCCTCCCGCCGTTCGCCGGCGGATAA